The Pristiophorus japonicus isolate sPriJap1 chromosome 3, sPriJap1.hap1, whole genome shotgun sequence genome has a segment encoding these proteins:
- the LOC139255945 gene encoding proteoglycan 4-like, giving the protein MSEDPDWATSEDRDSGKSEDPDWSRSKYPDRATSEDADWGKSEDPDWGKSEDPDRATSESPDWATSETPDWAMSEDPDWATSEDPDWAMPETPDSAMSENPDWAKSETPDWATSEDSDWVMSEDPDWTMSKDPDWETSEDPDWARSKDPYWATTEDQDWAKCEDPDWGKSEDPDWATSEDPDWATSEDPDWARSKDPERATSEDPDCETSEGPD; this is encoded by the coding sequence atgtctgaggatccagactgggcaacgtctgaggatcgagactcgggaaagtctgaggatccagactggtcaAGGTCTAAATATCCAGaccgggcaacgtctgaggatgcagactggggaaagtctgaggatccagactggggaaagtctgaggatccagacaggGCAACGTCTGAatctccagactgggcaacgtctgagactccagactgggcaatgtctgaggatccagactgggcaacatctgaggatccagactgggcaatgcctGAGACCCCAGACTCGGCAATGTCTGAgaatccagactgggcaaagtctgagactccagattgggcaacgtctgaggattcagactgggtaatgtctgaggatccagactggacaATGTCTAAGGATCCAGATTGggaaacatctgaggatccagactgggcaaggtcTAAAGATCCATACTGGGCAACAACTGAGGATCAAGACTGGGCAAAgtgtgaggatccagactggggaaaatctgaggatccagactgggcaacgtctgaggatccagactgggcaacgtctgaggatccagactgggcaaggtctaaagatccagagcgggcaacatctgaggatccagactgcgaAACGTCTGAGGGTCCAGACTAG